A stretch of the Tannerella serpentiformis genome encodes the following:
- a CDS encoding helicase HerA-like domain-containing protein, which translates to MLDNQNRACIAVTAGGGDVCLLPQMANRHGLIAGATGTGKTCTLQNMAETFSRMGVPVFATDIKGDLSGVARPGGGNAALQRSVDAHHLAERGFAYAASPVCLWDIFGEAGHPLRTTISEMGPLLLSQLLDLNDIQSNVLSIAFRIADDEQLLLLDLKDLRKMLEHIGQERTRYTTAYGNISVATIGAIQRGLLALEEQGADHFFGEPAFDILDFLQPRDGRGVIHILEAERLMRSPKLYTTFLLYLLSELFERLPEVGDLDRPRLVFFFDEAHLLFNGIAPSLLEKVEQVVRLIRSKGVGIYFCTQNPADIPDTVLGQLGNRVQHALRAFTPRDQKAVSTAASTFRPNPAFDARTAITELGVGEALVSFLDAAGRPSIVERAVIIPPEGRAGALTADERRAVIQSSPFLGKYDQAVDNESAFELLTARMERASREQADALREKEELRQQKEQERRERAERVERERLERQRQREKDNSLTGSLTKMASTKAKREVINLLFKFGRGLLGSLLK; encoded by the coding sequence ATGCTTGACAACCAAAACAGAGCATGCATAGCCGTAACTGCGGGAGGGGGCGACGTCTGCCTTCTCCCGCAGATGGCTAATAGGCATGGCCTCATCGCCGGTGCCACAGGCACGGGCAAGACTTGCACGCTGCAAAACATGGCCGAGACATTCAGTCGCATGGGTGTCCCTGTCTTTGCCACCGACATCAAGGGCGATCTCTCCGGAGTGGCCCGCCCGGGCGGTGGTAACGCCGCCCTGCAACGCAGCGTGGACGCGCACCACCTTGCCGAACGAGGCTTTGCCTACGCCGCCTCACCCGTCTGCCTCTGGGACATCTTCGGCGAGGCCGGTCATCCGCTGCGCACCACCATCTCCGAGATGGGACCGCTGCTCCTCAGCCAGCTGCTCGACTTGAACGACATCCAAAGCAACGTCCTCTCGATCGCCTTCCGCATCGCGGACGACGAGCAACTCCTGCTGCTTGACCTCAAAGACCTCCGCAAAATGTTGGAGCACATCGGCCAAGAGCGCACCCGCTACACCACGGCCTACGGCAATATCTCCGTGGCCACCATCGGCGCCATACAGCGTGGACTGCTGGCGCTTGAGGAGCAAGGCGCCGACCATTTCTTCGGCGAACCGGCCTTCGACATCCTCGACTTCCTCCAGCCACGCGACGGCCGCGGCGTCATCCACATCCTCGAGGCCGAACGCCTCATGCGCTCCCCGAAGCTCTATACCACCTTCCTCCTCTACCTCCTTTCCGAGCTTTTTGAGCGCCTGCCCGAGGTGGGCGACCTCGACCGGCCGCGCCTCGTCTTCTTCTTCGACGAAGCCCACCTGCTCTTCAATGGCATAGCTCCCTCGCTGCTCGAAAAGGTCGAACAGGTGGTCCGGCTCATCCGCTCCAAAGGCGTGGGCATCTATTTCTGCACACAAAATCCGGCCGACATCCCCGACACTGTTCTCGGTCAGCTCGGCAACCGTGTGCAGCATGCCCTGCGTGCCTTCACCCCGCGCGACCAGAAAGCCGTCTCGACGGCCGCCTCCACCTTCCGCCCCAATCCCGCTTTTGATGCGCGCACAGCCATCACAGAGCTTGGCGTGGGCGAGGCGCTCGTCTCCTTCCTCGACGCCGCCGGACGGCCATCCATCGTCGAGCGCGCTGTCATCATCCCGCCTGAGGGCCGCGCCGGCGCCCTCACCGCAGACGAGCGTCGGGCCGTGATTCAGTCGTCGCCCTTCTTGGGCAAGTATGACCAAGCGGTCGACAACGAATCGGCCTTCGAACTCCTCACCGCTCGCATGGAGCGCGCCAGCCGTGAGCAAGCCGACGCCCTCCGCGAAAAGGAGGAGCTGCGTCAACAAAAGGAGCAAGAGCGTCGCGAACGGGCCGAGCGTGTCGAGCGAGAGCGCCTCGAACGCCAGCGCCAGCGCGAGAAGGACAACAGCCTCACGGGAAGCCTCACCA